In the Armatimonas rosea genome, TGTGGACATGCGGCGCGCCGCGGAAGTGCCAGACCAGAGCCGGGCCTTCGAGCCGCCAGATGTCCCAGATGCCGTCGCTCCCCAGGTCGTCTTGTTTGTAGAACGCGAGGTGGATCTTGTCCAGCCCACCATTGGCCTCAATCGCCTTCATGGCGTCGTTGGCGTCGGAGGGGCGGTAGGGGGAGAGTAGGCTCTGCATGGTCTTCTGCACGAGCTTCTTCTGATCCTTAGAGAGCTCCCCAATGGCGATTCCCGCAAACTCTCCGGTCTTGCCCTGAAGCTTGATCTGATCCTCGCTGGGCGCGCTGTCTCGGAGTGCCACCGCGCGCTGCTTACCGTCTAGGGCTTGGAACACGGCGTTGGCTTGCTGTGCCTGCTGCCAGTAGACATTACCTGGGTGGCTGGGGTCTTCGGTGTCCTTGGGGGCATGGCCGTAGAAGATCGGTCCGCCAAAGGCCGCGTTGGCGTTGGAGTGCCCATCGGCGCGTAGCGTGACATGGCGGCCGGTGAGCACCCACTCAAACTTGCCACTTTTAGGGTCCCCAAAGAGCGCGACATGGTACTGGTTCAGCCCGCCACCGTCGTGCTTCATCTGCTCTAGAACCCGCGGGTACCACTCGTCGCTGGTGACACCGCGCAGGATTCCCTCGACCATCTTTTGCTGATCGGCGGTGAAGATCTCGGCGATAGTCGGCTTGACAATGGCCCAGTTGGCTCCCACCATACTGCGCTTGGGATGCTCCCAGGGCATGCAGAGCGTCTCGCGCTGCTTGGGGGTCAGGCTCTCAAAGAGTGTCTTGACCAGGGTCTCGGCTTGGGGCGCTTTGGTAGTCTGTGCCTCGGCGGGGAGGAGCCCCACGCTCGCTCCTCCGAGGGCAATGCCCCCCACGGTTTGCAAAAACTGGCGTCGGCTCACACCATCGCGTGATAAATCACTCATTTTTGTTCCTCCCTTTGGAACCCTCACAAAGTGTCAATTCCGCAGGAGGAGCAGGTTCTCCTGCAACAATCATTCGGTTGTAATTTTTCCACCCCAGACAGCGATAGTTCTCTTGACGACGATTGTGGTTATGGGATACACTCTCGTAACCACGTATGTGGTTAACCACGGATGTCATTACGATAAGAGAACGAACTACGATGCCAAAACCCACTCTGGGAAACCTGGAGCTTGAGATCCTGCAGCACATCACCGAGCATGCCCCTGTCACGGTTGGGCAGGTCACGGAGAGCTTCGCCGTCCCACGCGGATTCACGCGCTCTACCATCAACACCAGTGTCGAGCGGCTCTTTAAGAAAGGCTACCTGACACGCACCGCGGAGCCGGAGGGCACGGTCTTTCGCTACTCCCCCGCGGTTCCTTCGGAGGAGGTGCTCAGTGGGCTGGTCGAGCGCTTTGTCGAGAACACCCTCGCGGGATCGCTCTCGCCTTTTGTGGCCTACTTTGCGCGTCGAAAACCTCTCTCCGCCGAAGAGGTAGCCCAGCTACGCTCTTTAGTGGACACTTTGGAAGCGGCAGGAGCCCAGGATGAATCTGACAAGCCTCAATGAGCTGGTCATGCCCTGGGCCGAGGGGATGTTTCGTGCCTGCTGGCAGGGAGCACTCGCCGTGGGGATGGTCTGGTGCCTCTGTCGGCTCTCTCCCTGCCTGCCTGCCGCAACCCGCGCGCTACTCTGGTGGCTTGTCTGTCTCAAGGCACTTCTTAGCCTCGTCACCACAGGCCCGCTGAAGCTGGCTGTGCTCCCTGCCGCCCCTGTGCCAAGCGCCGCGACAGCTGTCTTAACGCCGGTTGCCGTACAGGCAGTTTCGGTGAAAGCGCTTCCCCCCTTTACATCGATATCGCCGAGCAGTTCGATACGCCAGGCTCCCAGCGTGCCTCTTCCTCGCCCCTCACTGTCGAGTATATTATTCGCCCTCTGGTTGACCGGCGTGTTGGCCCTACTTGCCCTTGTTGGTCTAGAGCGGCGGGCAGTGCGGCGGCTGGCGGCTCAGGCCCGTCCCTGCGATGCGGTAACACCGCTTCGGGAGATCGCACGCGCCCTCGGGCTTGCGGCGTCGCCGCCGCTCTTAGTCTCGGAGCGGGCCAATAGCTCGCTCGTGATGGGGCTGTGGCGGCCCAAGGTGGTGCTGTGCCAAGCGGATCTGCTGCGTCTCACGCAGAGCGAGCTGGGAGCGGTTCTTGCCCACGAGCTGGCCCATATTCGCCGCAGGGAT is a window encoding:
- a CDS encoding DUF3500 domain-containing protein, encoding MSDLSRDGVSRRQFLQTVGGIALGGASVGLLPAEAQTTKAPQAETLVKTLFESLTPKQRETLCMPWEHPKRSMVGANWAIVKPTIAEIFTADQQKMVEGILRGVTSDEWYPRVLEQMKHDGGGLNQYHVALFGDPKSGKFEWVLTGRHVTLRADGHSNANAAFGGPIFYGHAPKDTEDPSHPGNVYWQQAQQANAVFQALDGKQRAVALRDSAPSEDQIKLQGKTGEFAGIAIGELSKDQKKLVQKTMQSLLSPYRPSDANDAMKAIEANGGLDKIHLAFYKQDDLGSDGIWDIWRLEGPALVWHFRGAPHVHTWVNIAKDAKLADGHT
- a CDS encoding BlaI/MecI/CopY family transcriptional regulator; translation: MPKPTLGNLELEILQHITEHAPVTVGQVTESFAVPRGFTRSTINTSVERLFKKGYLTRTAEPEGTVFRYSPAVPSEEVLSGLVERFVENTLAGSLSPFVAYFARRKPLSAEEVAQLRSLVDTLEAAGAQDESDKPQ